GCCGCTCAAATCCAAAGAATACATGCAGTAAAAGGGTGTGTTTTTCGCGTAGTGAATCCATCTCTACCATGGCAAACGATCGTGAAATATTGCGTGAAATTTGGGAGGGTAAAATTCCAGTACATTTTAAGCTATCGGCCGACGAAACGGACGTCGAGCCGGAAGAGTATTTTCTACTCATACCCCGGTTAAGCTACTTTCCGCTCGTTACTGATAAAGTAAGTTCCCCTTGTTGGTTGATAAATCTGTATCGCAACGTTAATGTCGGATTTTTGTTCCGGTTTTAGGTAAGGAAACATTTCCTTCGATTCGTTTCGAACGAGCTACAGGATGGAGAAATGTGGATGGACAGCAATGGGACACCACTGAAGTGGCACTTCCCTATAGGtgggtgtgttgtgtgcgggCAACAACGCAAAGTATTAGCTTCGAATGAAttccttccgtttgttttAGGCGTTCTATACGATTTGCTCGTTGGTACCGATGGAACGCTGCCATGGCACGTTACAGtacatttttccaaatttccCGATGATGTCCTCATTCGATGTCCAAACAAGTAAGTGTTGGATGTTGTGGGCGCCGTAAAAATGGCTTACTGACACTAGCACGTGTCTTTTCTTATTGCAGAGAAATTGTTGAAGCGCACTTTATGTCTAGTCTCAAAGAAGCCGATGTACTGAAACATCGCGGTCAAGTGGTATCCGCAATGCAGAAGAAAGATCACAATCAACTATGGTTAGGATTAGTTAATGGTAACGTGCACACGATAACGTTTAATCGCTTGAAGTATGGATTTATGACGCTTTATCGCAATCCGTTTTAGATAAGTTTGACCAGTTCTGGGCAGTAAACAGGCGATTGATGGAGCCTATTCCCGACCAGGACGGCTTCAAACACATTCCAGTACGGTGTTATGCCGAGGTAAGATGGTTTATGCTCAAGCTATGACAGTTAGTATGACAAACGAAGTGCTTTAATTTAACCATTTACTATTTTATAAAGATTCATTGAAGTACTGATAAGCTAGGATTAAGGACCAATTCCAATTAGATTTTAGCTTTCAATTTTAGATtccaataagaaaaaaatgcactcGATGCTATTCTTAAACATGTTAAAGCGTATATTTGGAATGAGCATTGAAGTGATTTGTAGTTTAAGTAAGTATCGAATTGCGCTATTCACTCGATTTCGTTATTGTCTACAATGCTCAACTCGAATGGAGGTATTCGATGGTAGCGGGTCCGGGTTTTCACGCAATAGGACCGTATAAAGCATTTTATCCAGATCGTACGCAATGTACAAGATTCATGTTTTGCCGCTTCAATCCAATCCTAGTAGCAAAAAGCTTTTGATACGGATACGTGCAATATGTGCATAGTTTATAGTAGGCGTTGATAATTTCGATTAAAACCGGAGACAATTTCCTATGTGAACCTATGCAATAAGGATCGTAGAATATGTGATAGTGACATAGTGAAAATAGTGCAAATAATGTGAGGGACTCGCTGTTGGTACAAGTGAACCCTAGGTACGAAGTGACTTAGTTggctcgttaagccaagaagaaaaatgaaaatggcaaACTTGAATGTTTCACTCCATAGCTGACCGATTTATTAGGTTTGACTAACTTTTTGATGAATTGAAGTGGCTACAATTGAGAAGGAGGTTGAAGGTATTGATATTTTGTGTATGTGCAATATGTGTATAGTCTATACTAGGCTTAGTCGTACGATTTTTGGTCATACGATCGTTTCAAAGTTTGTATGGGATTCGACAGATGTAGAAAATGGCAGTTTGGTTGCATGATCAAAATCTATCTAATCATATACTAGATTATATGACCAAAAAGACTATTCGATAAGTTGTCGGGACTGAAGAACAATTATAAGACTTGTCTCAACCgctcatttatgtttgtttgaatgGATGGCTTAAGCCTCCTAGACACTGAGACACGGTGCTTGCATGCAGCTGACATcatacaagaaaaaaggaaaatcggtGGCTGTAACAGGTATACGGCTACAAGCATCCTTCGTGTCTGGGCGACATTATTTCCTAAGAGAATCTTTCGTCTTTCTAATCGCTCGTCTAGCAATCACgcataatataaaaaattgtaaaataatattttatctaaACAAAACCATGAACCGCTCGGTGAGCCAATAATTCCATTACAGTATGTGTACAGGCTTTGGGAGGATTTCGGATTCGAGAGAAGTTTTATCCTCGCTTTCCCTGCATATGTTGGTCCCGCATCCTAGTTGTGCTTCCCATTTCCATAGGATAAATTAAGGGGAAGTCGCCAATAGAACCATAGCCCGAAGTTAGAAAGTTTTCCAAACtaatccaacaaaaaaggttAACACTCCGACCTTGGAAAACCATAGCATgcccggaataaggcaaaaaatagaGAGGAAATGCCCCATTTATCTAATTTATAACCACATtcatcacatgcggtgttgacaatatggcGCAAACCGTCTTACTTAAgataaatacaataaaattgcGAGCCAATACGTTGTTAGCAGATACACGGATCCGCTT
This genomic window from Anopheles maculipalpis chromosome 2RL, idAnoMacuDA_375_x, whole genome shotgun sequence contains:
- the LOC126556267 gene encoding autophagy protein 5 isoform X1, giving the protein MANDREILREIWEGKIPVHFKLSADETDVEPEEYFLLIPRLSYFPLVTDKVRKHFLRFVSNELQDGEMWMDSNGTPLKWHFPIGVLYDLLVGTDGTLPWHVTVHFSKFPDDVLIRCPNKEIVEAHFMSSLKEADVLKHRGQVVSAMQKKDHNQLWLGLVNDKFDQFWAVNRRLMEPIPDQDGFKHIPVRCYAEDGTYQQKLVAPSTASGQKRLLQDLLDDFSTPVRKAGKSVEARTHGVTVPESTPLQWLSEHLSYPDNFLHLCLSYT
- the LOC126556267 gene encoding autophagy protein 5 isoform X2, with the translated sequence MANDREILREIWEGKIPVHFKLSADETDVEPEEYFLLIPRLSYFPLVTDKVRKHFLRFVSNELQDGEMWMDSNGTPLKWHFPIGVLYDLLVGTDGTLPWHVTVHFSKFPDDVLIRCPNKEIVEAHFMSSLKEADVLKHRGQVVSAMQKKDHNQLWLGLVNDKFDQFWAVNRRLMEPIPDQDGFKHIPVRCYAEDGTYQQKLVAPSTASGQKRLLQDLLDDFSTPVRKAVEARTHGVTVPESTPLQWLSEHLSYPDNFLHLCLSYT